TCCATGACACGACGCCGGAGGAAGTGCATTTCCACGAACTCGGCGGCCTGGACTCGATCGTCGATATCGTCGGTGCCGTGGTCGGTTTCAAGCTCCTCGGGGTGGAGGAACTCGTCTGCTCGCCGCTGCCGGTCTCCCATGGTTTCGTCGATTGCGCCCATGGCCGCCTTCCGGTTCCGGCACCGGCCACGGCGGAGATGCTCCGGGGTGTTCCGACCTTCAGCCTCGATGTGGAGGGGGAGACGGTGACCCCCACGGGCGCCGGGATTGTGGTTGGACTGGCCGACCGCGTGGGTAGCTTCCCGGCCATGAAGGTCGATGCCATCGGCTACGGCTGCGGCACCAAGGACTTCCCGGGAGTGCCCAATGTGCTGCGGCTCTTCGTGGGTGAGCGCTCCGCAGCAATGCCCGGGATCGAAGGTGGAGAGGGCCTCTGGCCGAGCGTGGTGACCGACCGCATCATGCTCGTGGAGTCCAACATCGACGACATGAACCCGGAGCTGTATACGGCGGTGCTGCAGCAGGTCTTCGACGCCGGGGCGGCCGACGCCTGGACGACGCCGATCATGATGAAGAAGAGCAGGCCCGGCACACAGTTGTCCGCGGTGTGTGAGCCCGATCGTCTCGACGCGGTCATCGATGCGATCTTCGCTGAATCCTCCACCTTCGGTGTCCGCGTCTCCGCCTGGGGACGGCGCTGCCTTCCGCGCGAGCGTGTAGCGGTCCAGACTCCCTACGGCTCCATCCGCATCAAGGTGGGCAAAGTAGGGGAGCGCATCGTGAATGCCTCGCCGGAATACGAGGACTGTGCAGAGGCGGCGGCACGCCGGGGTGTCTCCGTCAAGGAAGTCTACTCAGCGGCAGTATCCGCAGCCCGTTCCTTGCTGCTCACCTCAAGGTGAGCGATAGCCGAGAGGTGATAGGTATGCAGAAAGAACCAGGAATCATCATGCGCCGGGAGATTCGCGAGCAACCCCAGGCCATCGCAACCACGGTGGCCAGGGAAGCCCCGGCGCTTGAGGAGCTCGTGAAACGTCTGAAGCGCGAAGACATCAGTGCAGCGCTTGTCGTGGCCCGCGGAACCTCGGACAATGCGGCCCAGTACGGCCTCTACATGCTCGGCGCCGTCACCAACAAGCTCGTGGCCCTTGCTGCGCCCTCGCTGTTCACTTGCTACCACACACGCATGGACCTGCACAAGACCCTCGTGATCGGGGTGTCGCAGTCCGGCAAGGCCACTGACGTGATCGAGGTGCTCGAGGCCGGTCGTGAGGCCGGTGCCGTCACCTGCGCCCTCACCAACACCGAGGACTCGCCGATCTGCAACGGGGTCGACCATGTCCTCCTGACCCATGCCAAGGAGGAGAGGGCGGTCGCAGCCACCAAGACCTACACGACCGCTCTGGCCATCTTCCACCAACTCGCGACCCGCTGGGCTGGACGGGAGGAT
This genomic window from Armatimonadia bacterium contains:
- the larC gene encoding nickel pincer cofactor biosynthesis protein LarC encodes the protein MRIAYLDVFAGISGDMTLGALVDAGVSLDALASELHKIPMHGWSLEADKVRKQGISGTKVTVSLAHDHEHHHHGEAPHEHGRSCRELVALIEASTLDRDVVRRSVKILERIAQAEARVHDTTPEEVHFHELGGLDSIVDIVGAVVGFKLLGVEELVCSPLPVSHGFVDCAHGRLPVPAPATAEMLRGVPTFSLDVEGETVTPTGAGIVVGLADRVGSFPAMKVDAIGYGCGTKDFPGVPNVLRLFVGERSAAMPGIEGGEGLWPSVVTDRIMLVESNIDDMNPELYTAVLQQVFDAGAADAWTTPIMMKKSRPGTQLSAVCEPDRLDAVIDAIFAESSTFGVRVSAWGRRCLPRERVAVQTPYGSIRIKVGKVGERIVNASPEYEDCAEAAARRGVSVKEVYSAAVSAARSLLLTSR
- a CDS encoding SIS domain-containing protein; protein product: MQKEPGIIMRREIREQPQAIATTVAREAPALEELVKRLKREDISAALVVARGTSDNAAQYGLYMLGAVTNKLVALAAPSLFTCYHTRMDLHKTLVIGVSQSGKATDVIEVLEAGREAGAVTCALTNTEDSPICNGVDHVLLTHAKEERAVAATKTYTTALAIFHQLATRWAGREDLVAEIEQVPAWVEEAFLLEDRIVGFAERFRFMGTCHWLGRGMNYCTAKESALKMAECCYVVPSPFSTADFQHGPIATTDRGFPCFIVAPEGKTFDSVYEVIAALKERGAEMLVISNNHGALAEGKIGLPLPSLPEECSPMVAGVVGQMIALHVAREKGLDPDQPRGLNKVTLTV